The Alphaproteobacteria bacterium genome has a segment encoding these proteins:
- the coxB gene encoding cytochrome c oxidase subunit II — translation MTLKIRHAALGLLALCVAGLQAGSACAEEPRPWEIGLQPAASLTAERIDSFHTMLLWIITLITLFVLALLVYVIWRFRESRNPVPSKTAHHTFIEILWTVVPIMILVVIAIPSFKLLYYADKTADAQMTLKAIGHQWYWSYEYPDDKVTFDSILVEDADLKQGQPRLLTVDNPVVVPVNTNIRLLIASEDVMHAWTMPALGVNLNAVPGRLNETWMNIEREGTYYGQCFQLCGVNHGFMPIEIRAVSKDDYAKWLADKKKQAANSNAAADAQLAQTATIR, via the coding sequence ATGACATTGAAAATCCGTCATGCAGCACTTGGATTGCTGGCGCTGTGCGTGGCCGGTCTCCAGGCAGGCAGCGCTTGCGCGGAAGAACCGCGACCTTGGGAGATCGGACTGCAACCAGCGGCCTCGCTGACGGCGGAGCGAATCGACAGCTTCCACACAATGCTGTTGTGGATCATCACGCTTATCACACTCTTTGTGCTCGCCCTCCTCGTCTACGTGATATGGCGCTTTCGTGAAAGCCGCAACCCGGTCCCGAGCAAGACGGCGCACCACACATTCATCGAAATCCTGTGGACAGTCGTGCCGATCATGATCCTGGTGGTCATCGCGATACCGTCGTTCAAGCTGCTTTACTATGCGGACAAGACAGCGGACGCACAGATGACGCTCAAGGCTATTGGCCATCAGTGGTACTGGTCCTACGAGTACCCAGACGACAAGGTTACGTTCGACAGCATTCTCGTCGAGGACGCCGACCTGAAGCAGGGCCAGCCGCGCCTCCTCACCGTCGATAATCCGGTGGTCGTGCCGGTCAATACCAACATCCGGCTCCTGATCGCGTCCGAAGACGTAATGCACGCATGGACGATGCCGGCGCTTGGTGTGAACCTCAACGCGGTCCCCGGCCGCCTTAACGAGACGTGGATGAATATCGAGCGCGAAGGAACCTATTACGGACAGTGCTTTCAGCTTTGCGGCGTCAATCACGGCTTCATGCCGATCGAGATTCGCGCGGTTTCGAAGGACGATTATGCGAAGTGGCTCGCCGACAAGAAAAAGCAGGCCGCGAATTCGAATGCCGCCGCGGACGCGCAGCTTGCCCAAACCGCGACCATACGCTGA
- the tldD gene encoding metalloprotease TldD → MSDRTIAEDIFFNRAGLDRGRIQGVVDESLKNADDGELFLQYSQSEALAFDDGHLKSASFDTTQGFGLRAVVDDAVGYAHASELSEDAIRRASMTVKAVEAGHGGTLAAHPLGTNRHLYTDENPLLGVDFERKVKLLAKMDAYARGLDPRVRQVMVSLLGSWQAVAILRQGGHQTADFRPLVRLNVSIVVGDGDRRETGTEGRGGRVGYEMLLDTANWQGQVREALRQALVNLDSVHAPAGEMPVVLGPGWPGILLHEAIGHGLEGDFNRKKTSAFAGLLGQRIASPGVTVVDDGTLPDRRGSLTIDDEGTPSQRTVLIEHGILVGFMQDRQNARLMGMKPTGNGRRQSFAHHPMPRMTNTYMLAGAHEPEEIVRSVKRGLYAVNFGGGQVDITSGKFVFTASEAYLIENGKVGPAVKGATLVGNGPDVLTHVKMIGNDMALDHGVGTCGKEGQGVPVGVGQPTLLIDRLTVGGTAA, encoded by the coding sequence ATGTCAGACCGCACCATCGCCGAAGACATCTTTTTCAATCGCGCCGGCCTCGATCGCGGGCGTATTCAGGGTGTCGTCGACGAATCGCTTAAGAACGCCGATGACGGCGAGCTGTTCCTCCAATATAGCCAGTCGGAAGCCCTCGCCTTCGACGACGGCCACCTCAAGAGCGCATCCTTCGACACGACGCAAGGCTTCGGCCTGCGCGCCGTGGTGGACGATGCCGTCGGCTATGCCCATGCCTCGGAGCTTTCGGAAGACGCTATCCGGCGGGCAAGTATGACGGTCAAGGCGGTCGAAGCGGGCCACGGCGGTACGCTCGCGGCGCACCCGCTAGGCACCAATCGCCACCTCTATACGGATGAAAACCCCCTCCTCGGCGTCGATTTCGAGCGCAAGGTGAAGCTGCTCGCCAAGATGGATGCTTATGCGCGCGGCCTCGACCCGCGTGTGCGTCAAGTCATGGTCTCTCTACTCGGTTCCTGGCAGGCCGTTGCGATCCTTCGCCAGGGCGGGCACCAGACGGCGGATTTCCGCCCCCTCGTCCGCCTCAACGTCTCGATTGTCGTCGGCGACGGCGACCGGCGGGAAACCGGCACCGAAGGGCGCGGCGGGCGCGTTGGATACGAGATGCTGCTGGACACCGCGAACTGGCAAGGCCAGGTACGAGAGGCGTTGCGTCAAGCCCTCGTCAACCTCGATTCAGTCCACGCACCTGCAGGCGAGATGCCGGTCGTCCTTGGGCCGGGCTGGCCCGGGATACTCCTTCATGAGGCGATCGGTCACGGGCTCGAGGGCGACTTCAACCGCAAGAAGACTTCAGCCTTTGCCGGGCTCCTGGGCCAGCGCATTGCAAGTCCGGGCGTGACCGTCGTCGATGACGGAACCCTCCCCGACCGACGCGGCTCTCTTACCATCGATGACGAAGGGACACCGTCGCAACGCACGGTTTTGATCGAGCACGGCATTCTCGTCGGCTTTATGCAGGATCGCCAGAATGCCCGCCTCATGGGCATGAAGCCGACGGGCAACGGGCGGCGGCAGAGCTTTGCCCATCACCCTATGCCACGCATGACCAACACCTATATGCTTGCCGGCGCCCACGAACCCGAAGAAATCGTCCGCTCGGTCAAGCGAGGGCTTTATGCGGTCAATTTCGGCGGCGGGCAGGTCGACATCACGTCCGGCAAGTTCGTCTTCACGGCGTCCGAGGCCTACCTGATCGAGAACGGAAAGGTCGGGCCGGCCGTCAAGGGTGCGACCCTCGTCGGAAATGGACCCGACGTGCTGACCCACGTCAAGATGATCGGCAACGACATGGCGCTCGATCACGGTGTGGGGACCTGCGGCAAGGAAGGCCAAGGCGTGCCGGTTGGCGTCGGCCAACCGACGCTTCTGATCGATCGCCTGACGGTCGGCGGTACGGCCGCATGA
- a CDS encoding DUF302 domain-containing protein produces MTTRPFLHALLIVAVLTLAARVAGALPPGLVTKRSPYDVTQTLDRLEDLLKKNGFTIEARVDDRAIAKKGGETIGAAETLSISKADFDAGLLKSERTIALDLPLRIVAWEDASGRVSLAYPDLDRLVQRYNITNQPVAVEHLAQLLDQLTDEAVKP; encoded by the coding sequence ATGACGACGCGGCCGTTCCTTCATGCTTTGCTTATTGTCGCGGTGCTCACCTTGGCGGCGCGGGTTGCCGGCGCGTTACCGCCCGGGCTCGTGACCAAACGCAGCCCCTACGACGTAACTCAGACCCTCGACCGCCTCGAGGACCTCCTCAAGAAGAACGGCTTCACGATCGAAGCGCGGGTCGACGACCGCGCGATTGCGAAAAAGGGCGGGGAGACGATCGGCGCGGCCGAAACACTTTCGATCTCAAAGGCAGATTTCGACGCCGGGCTCCTGAAGAGCGAGCGCACGATCGCCCTCGATCTGCCATTACGCATTGTTGCTTGGGAGGATGCGAGCGGCCGCGTTTCACTCGCCTATCCCGACCTGGATCGCCTCGTCCAGCGATACAATATCACCAACCAGCCGGTCGCCGTCGAGCACTTGGCGCAACTCCTCGACCAGCTCACCGACGAAGCGGTGAAGCCTTAG
- a CDS encoding NADPH-dependent FMN reductase codes for MADDKPINVLGFCGSLRKGSYNKMALRTAIELAPPSIKIETYDIAPIPLYNEDVRAAGFPRPVEELRAKVKAADALLFVTPEYNYSMSGVLKNVIDWVSRPPDQPFNGKPCAMMGASVGMTGTARAQYHLRQTCVFLNLYPINKPEVMIPACHDKFDANGKLVDETARGLIKDLLTSLDAWTRRLRAG; via the coding sequence GTGGCCGACGACAAGCCGATTAACGTTTTGGGCTTTTGCGGGAGTTTGCGCAAAGGGTCGTACAACAAGATGGCGCTCAGGACGGCAATCGAGCTTGCGCCGCCAAGCATTAAGATTGAGACCTACGATATCGCGCCGATCCCGCTATACAACGAAGACGTGCGCGCGGCGGGTTTTCCGAGGCCGGTTGAGGAACTCCGCGCCAAGGTCAAGGCGGCCGACGCACTTCTCTTCGTCACGCCCGAATACAACTACTCGATGTCGGGTGTCCTCAAGAACGTCATCGACTGGGTCTCCCGTCCGCCCGATCAGCCTTTCAATGGCAAGCCTTGCGCGATGATGGGCGCAAGTGTGGGCATGACCGGTACCGCGCGCGCGCAGTATCATTTGCGCCAGACGTGCGTGTTCCTCAATTTGTACCCGATCAATAAACCCGAGGTCATGATACCGGCCTGCCATGACAAGTTCGACGCCAACGGCAAGCTTGTCGATGAGACGGCGCGCGGACTTATCAAGGACCTGTTGACCTCACTCGACGCATGGACGCGACGGCTTAGGGCCGGTTGA
- a CDS encoding glutamate--cysteine ligase: MSGPPISSGAPIENKAQLVEYLAAGCKSMSDWRIGTEHEKFTFHRKTLKPLSYEERGGVRDILMGFEERFGWKPVVEGGNIVALSKDQCAITLEPGGQLELSGAPVRTLHETCAEVHHHLHEAKEIGEALGFELIGLGFHPTAKRADIPWMPKGRYKIMREYMPKKGKLGLDMMLRTCTVQVNLDFASEADMVEKFRVSLALQPLAVALFANSPFTEGRPNGFLSYRSHVWTDTDPDRCGMLPFVFEPGMGFERYTDYLLDVPMYFVYRDGKYIDASGQSFRDFLAGKLPALPGERPRIGDWSDHMTTAFPEVRLKRYLEMRGADGGPWRVLCALPALWVGLLYDRVAQDAAWQLVKDWTIAEHDELRREVPKRALKTPFRGRTLREVALDVLEIAAGGLKRRAAAGGFASDECAFLDVLWQIARSGRTLADTLLDAYANRWGENLQQVFRECHY; this comes from the coding sequence ATGTCTGGACCGCCCATCTCGAGCGGAGCGCCCATCGAAAACAAGGCCCAACTGGTGGAGTACCTCGCCGCTGGGTGCAAGTCGATGTCCGATTGGCGAATCGGCACCGAGCACGAGAAGTTCACATTTCATCGGAAAACCCTCAAGCCGCTGTCCTATGAAGAACGCGGTGGCGTGCGCGACATATTGATGGGCTTTGAGGAGCGCTTTGGCTGGAAACCGGTAGTCGAGGGCGGCAACATCGTCGCCCTCAGCAAGGATCAGTGCGCAATCACCCTTGAGCCGGGCGGACAGCTTGAGCTTTCGGGAGCGCCCGTGCGCACGCTCCACGAAACCTGTGCTGAGGTGCATCACCACCTTCACGAGGCAAAGGAGATTGGCGAGGCTCTCGGCTTCGAGCTCATTGGACTTGGCTTTCATCCGACCGCCAAGCGCGCGGACATTCCGTGGATGCCCAAGGGCCGCTACAAGATCATGCGCGAATACATGCCGAAGAAGGGCAAGCTCGGTCTCGACATGATGCTCCGGACCTGTACCGTGCAAGTCAATCTCGACTTTGCATCCGAGGCGGACATGGTCGAAAAATTCCGTGTGAGCCTCGCCCTCCAGCCGCTTGCTGTCGCCCTTTTCGCCAATTCCCCTTTCACCGAAGGCAGGCCCAACGGATTTCTCTCCTACCGCAGCCACGTATGGACCGACACGGACCCAGACCGGTGTGGGATGCTCCCGTTTGTGTTCGAGCCGGGAATGGGCTTCGAACGCTACACCGACTATCTCCTCGACGTGCCCATGTATTTCGTCTACCGGGATGGCAAATATATCGATGCGAGCGGACAATCGTTCCGTGATTTCCTGGCAGGAAAATTGCCCGCCCTTCCCGGCGAGCGGCCGAGAATCGGCGACTGGTCCGATCACATGACGACCGCGTTTCCCGAGGTGCGTCTCAAGCGCTATCTCGAAATGCGAGGAGCCGACGGCGGTCCGTGGCGTGTCCTATGCGCGCTGCCTGCGCTCTGGGTCGGATTGCTTTACGACCGCGTCGCCCAGGATGCGGCATGGCAGCTCGTCAAGGACTGGACCATCGCGGAGCACGACGAGCTTCGCCGCGAAGTGCCAAAGCGCGCGCTGAAAACACCCTTCCGCGGACGCACTTTGCGCGAGGTTGCACTCGACGTGCTCGAGATCGCAGCGGGCGGGTTGAAGCGCCGGGCGGCCGCGGGAGGCTTTGCGTCGGACGAGTGCGCTTTCCTCGATGTCCTGTGGCAGATCGCGCGTTCGGGCCGGACGCTCGCCGATACCCTGCTCGACGCCTACGCAAATCGTTGGGGAGAAAATCTTCAGCAGGTCTTTCGCGAGTGCCACTATTGA